Proteins encoded by one window of Vigna radiata var. radiata cultivar VC1973A chromosome 5, Vradiata_ver6, whole genome shotgun sequence:
- the LOC106760828 gene encoding zinc transporter 4, chloroplastic, giving the protein MIFTEDLWPLLHQLVGNTSLFSEKPSFFHNLLESMTNSTCAGDEFDQCRDESAALVLKFVAIASILLSGMAGIAIPLVGKHRRFLRTDGNLFVGAKAFAAGVILATGFVHMLSDATEALQHPCLPSFPWSKFPFTGFFAMMAALFTLLLDFVGTQYYERKQGLNRPSEEQSRVGSSESGGKVFGEEESGGMHIVGMHAHAAHHRHNHPHGHDSCHGIGSEKEQVSAHADSHGHGGHGHGHGHLPGHSHMEDVEETDVRHVVVSQVLELGIVSHSVIIGLSLGVSQSPCTIRPLIAALSFHQFFEGFALGGCISQAQFKASSATIMACFFALTTPLGVSIGTAISSRFNPYSPGALITEGILDSLSAGILVYMALVDLIAADFLSKRMSCNFRLQIASYCMLFLGAGLMSSLAIWA; this is encoded by the exons ATGATTTTTACCGAG GATCTGTGGCCGCTGCTCCACCAACTGGTTGGGAACACTTCTCTCTTTTcag AGAAACCGTCCTTCTTCCACAACCTTCTGGAATCGATGACCAACTCCACCTGCGCAGGCGATGAGTTCGACCAGTGTCGAGACGAGTCGGCGGCGTTGGTTCTCAAATTCGTCGCCATCGCCTCCATTCTCCTCTCCGGCATGGCCGGAATCGCGATCCCCCTCGTCGGAAAACACCGCCGCTTCCTCCGCACCGACGGCAACCTCTTCGTGGGTGCCAAGGCCTTTGCCGCCGGGGTGATTCTGGCCACGGGATTCGTCCACATGCTCTCTGATGCCACCGAAGCGCTCCAGCACCCGTGCCTGCCTTCCTTCCCGTGGTCCAAGTTCCCCTTCACCGGCTTCTTCGCCATGATGGCCGCGCTCTTCACTCTCCTCCTCGATTTCGTGGGAACGCAATACTACGAGCGCAAGCAGGGGCTCAACCGTCCCTCGGAGGAACAGTCTCGGGTCGGGTCCTCCGAATCCGGAGGGAAGGTGTTTGGAGAAGAAGAGAGTGGGGGAATGCACATCGTGGGGATGCATGCACACGCCGCGCATCATCGACATAACCACCCCCATGGCCATGACTCGTGCCATGGCATTGGCAGCGAGAAGGAACAAGTTAGCGCGCATGCTGACTCCCATGGACACGGTGGTCACGGTCACGGTCACGGTCACCTCCCCGGCCACTCCCACATGGAAGATGTCGAAGAAACCGACGTTCGACACGTCGTGGTTTCTCAG GTGTTGGAGCTTGGGATTGTGTCACATTCGGTTATAATCGGGTTGTCTCTTGGGGTTTCTCAAAGTCCTTGTACCATAAGGCCTCTGATTGCGGCGTTGTCTTTTCATCAGTTTTTTGAAGGGTTTGCGCTTGGAGGGTGCATTTCCCAAGCGCAGTTTAAAGCTTCCTCAGCAACCATAATGGCTTGTTTTTTTGCATTGACTACACCGTTGGGTGTTTCGATCGGAACGGCCATTTCTTCAAGGTTTAACCCTTACAGCCCCGGTGCACTGATCACCGAAGGTATTCTGGATTCCTTGTCGGCGGGGATTTTGGTGTATATGGCTTTGGTAGATTTGATAGCTGCGGATTTTCTTAGCAAGAGAATGAGTTGTAACTTCAGGCTACAGATAGCATCTTACTGCATGCTTTTCCTTGGGGCTGGATTGATGTCTTCGCTCGCTATTTGGGCCTGA